The following coding sequences lie in one Pseudarthrobacter phenanthrenivorans Sphe3 genomic window:
- a CDS encoding YcnI family copper-binding membrane protein has protein sequence MNTTFPRRALQTSAATGAAAVLLLAGAGGAAAHVGVTPDKTSANSYALLTFAVPHGCEESPTTKVAISLPPELNDAQPTVNPNWSVEKVTEQLAEPKKLADGTSVTKRTSQIVYTAKTPLEHELRDTLVLSVKLPDAAGTTLHFPTLQTCEEGQTDWSEIAGDGQDPHSLAAPAPSFTVTGAAGTDAHGAASAAASHGAGQAAAVTDGGADARSWAGLAAGAAGLALGGAAFARGAARRNGTAGPAKK, from the coding sequence ATGAACACCACCTTCCCTCGCCGTGCCCTGCAAACGTCCGCCGCAACCGGCGCTGCTGCCGTACTCCTGCTGGCAGGTGCCGGCGGCGCCGCCGCGCACGTGGGCGTGACGCCGGACAAAACTTCGGCCAATTCCTACGCGCTGCTCACCTTCGCCGTACCCCACGGCTGCGAAGAGTCACCCACCACCAAAGTGGCCATCTCGCTGCCGCCGGAGCTGAACGACGCCCAGCCCACGGTCAACCCCAACTGGAGCGTGGAGAAGGTGACCGAGCAGCTGGCCGAGCCGAAGAAACTTGCCGACGGAACATCCGTCACCAAGCGGACCAGCCAGATCGTCTACACCGCCAAAACTCCGCTGGAACACGAGCTCAGGGATACCCTGGTCCTCTCGGTGAAACTGCCGGACGCGGCGGGAACAACGCTCCACTTCCCAACCCTCCAAACCTGCGAGGAAGGCCAGACTGACTGGTCCGAAATCGCGGGCGACGGGCAGGACCCCCACTCGCTGGCAGCCCCGGCCCCGTCCTTTACGGTGACCGGGGCGGCAGGCACGGACGCCCACGGGGCAGCCTCCGCCGCTGCCTCCCACGGCGCCGGGCAGGCTGCGGCAGTTACCGACGGCGGCGCGGACGCACGCAGCTGGGCGGGCCTCGCAGCCGGGGCCGCAGGCCTGGCCCTGGGGGGCGCCGCCTTCGCCCGGGGCGCAGCCCGGCGGAACGGCACTGCCGGCCCGGCAAAGAAGTAA